One Sodalinema gerasimenkoae IPPAS B-353 DNA segment encodes these proteins:
- a CDS encoding universal stress protein: protein MIERILVAVAGRGLCEEMLNQLLEIPEIQRAEITVLHVVPPQVSADLVSEKLEEGGRVLAQAVKSLKVDPSKINPRLKQGDPKTIVCDVAKEENADLIIMGSRGLGRLVSILENSVSQYVFQLADRPMLLVKDEVYVKRLKRVMVALDASESAQQSLDLTLSWVKDLKDAKLILTHVNPPDKNVAPENDPVLRAASEKAKRLGLQTQSLIASGKAGPEICCLAEDNNVDLLVLGSPDRRPNIAKALPDLDRLLGQSLSDYVRVYANCPVLLAR, encoded by the coding sequence ATGATTGAAAGAATTCTTGTTGCCGTCGCCGGACGGGGGTTGTGCGAAGAGATGCTCAACCAACTCCTTGAGATTCCGGAGATTCAGCGAGCTGAAATTACAGTCCTGCATGTGGTTCCCCCCCAAGTCTCCGCCGATCTTGTCTCTGAAAAACTCGAAGAAGGGGGACGAGTCCTCGCTCAGGCCGTCAAATCCCTGAAAGTTGATCCCAGTAAAATCAACCCACGACTCAAGCAAGGGGACCCCAAAACTATCGTCTGTGACGTAGCCAAAGAAGAAAACGCCGACTTGATCATCATGGGATCTCGGGGACTGGGTCGTCTGGTCTCTATTTTGGAGAACTCCGTCAGTCAGTATGTGTTCCAACTGGCCGATCGCCCCATGTTGCTCGTTAAAGATGAGGTCTATGTCAAACGCCTTAAACGGGTCATGGTCGCCCTCGATGCCTCAGAATCAGCCCAACAGTCCCTGGATTTGACCCTATCTTGGGTTAAGGATCTCAAGGATGCTAAATTGATCCTCACCCACGTCAATCCTCCAGACAAGAACGTGGCCCCAGAGAACGACCCAGTCTTGAGAGCCGCTAGCGAGAAGGCCAAACGCCTCGGCCTACAAACCCAAAGCCTCATCGCTTCCGGGAAAGCCGGCCCCGAGATTTGCTGCCTTGCTGAAGATAACAATGTCGATTTGTTGGTCTTAGGGTCTCCCGACCGTCGCCCCAACATTGCTAAAGCGTTACCCGACTTAGATCGTCTGCTGGGTCAATCTCTCTCGGACTATGTTCGCGTCTATGCCAACTGTCCCGTTTTGTTGGCCCGTTAG
- a CDS encoding acyl-CoA thioesterase: MRDSEHLPTGAIQNRLVAGDGLWFEYPVRAHPHHTDYGGVVWHGQYIAWMEEARVECLRSIGIDYADLVALGCELLVVELSTRYHRAMRLGETAIVRTSMEPGAGVRLNWDYQIVPMEGGDPFLSARITLVTVDREKGKIMRRLPPVLDEVFAKLSQTSSSG; encoded by the coding sequence ATGCGCGATTCAGAACATCTCCCCACTGGGGCAATCCAAAACCGCTTGGTCGCTGGCGATGGCTTATGGTTCGAGTATCCCGTCCGCGCCCATCCTCACCATACGGATTATGGGGGTGTGGTGTGGCATGGACAGTATATTGCTTGGATGGAAGAGGCCCGAGTTGAATGTCTGCGATCGATTGGCATTGATTACGCGGACTTAGTGGCCCTCGGCTGCGAGTTGTTAGTGGTGGAGTTATCCACTCGCTATCACCGAGCCATGCGTCTAGGTGAGACGGCCATTGTGCGAACCTCCATGGAACCGGGGGCGGGGGTCCGCCTCAATTGGGACTACCAGATTGTGCCGATGGAGGGGGGAGATCCCTTTCTCAGTGCGCGCATTACCTTGGTAACGGTCGATCGCGAAAAGGGCAAAATTATGCGCCGTCTCCCCCCCGTCTTGGATGAGGTCTTCGCCAAACTCAGCCAAACCTCGTCCTCGGGCTAG
- the rdgB gene encoding RdgB/HAM1 family non-canonical purine NTP pyrophosphatase has product MTILIVATGNPGKLKEMQEYLEETNWDLQLKPQELDIEETGTTFAENARLKAVTVAKATGQWAIADDSGLAVDALDGRPGIYSARYGANDGDRIQRLLRELAETRDRRAQFICAIALANPQGAIALEVQGCCPGTILEAPRGQGGFGYDPIFWVEQQQQTFAEMAPETKKACSHRGLAFKQLLPKLAQL; this is encoded by the coding sequence ATGACAATTTTGATTGTTGCTACCGGGAACCCCGGTAAACTCAAGGAAATGCAGGAGTATCTGGAGGAGACGAACTGGGATCTTCAGTTAAAACCCCAGGAACTCGATATTGAGGAAACTGGGACCACCTTTGCCGAAAATGCGCGCCTGAAAGCCGTTACTGTGGCCAAAGCGACGGGACAATGGGCGATCGCCGATGATTCGGGATTGGCGGTCGATGCCCTCGACGGTCGCCCTGGCATCTACTCGGCGCGTTATGGGGCCAATGATGGCGATCGCATCCAACGGCTGTTACGGGAACTCGCCGAGACCCGCGATCGCCGGGCCCAATTCATCTGTGCCATCGCCCTGGCCAATCCCCAAGGGGCGATCGCCCTGGAAGTCCAAGGCTGTTGTCCCGGGACAATCCTAGAGGCCCCTCGGGGCCAGGGAGGATTCGGCTACGATCCCATCTTCTGGGTCGAACAGCAGCAGCAAACCTTCGCCGAAATGGCCCCCGAGACCAAAAAAGCCTGTAGTCATCGGGGTTTAGCCTTTAAGCAACTGCTGCCCAAACTCGCTCAACTCTAG
- the lipA gene encoding lipoyl synthase encodes MERATLKPDWLRVKAPQWQRVGNVKEILRDLSLNTVCEEASCPNIGECFNNGTATFLIMGPACTRACPYCDIDFEKKPQPLDANEPLHLAEAVRRLRLNHVVITSVNRDDLPDGGASQFVKCIEAVRQESPGTTIEVLIPDLCGNWQALATILAAQPEVLNHNTETVPRLYRRTRPQGDYQRSLELLQRTRELAPWVYSKSGIMVGLGEEDAEVRQVMRDLRAVDCDILTLGQYLQPSQKHLGVQDFITPQQFDAWREYGESIGFLQVVASPLTRSSYHAEQVRSLMERYPRTPTPVNAVFPHPN; translated from the coding sequence GTGGAGCGAGCCACCCTCAAACCCGACTGGTTGCGTGTCAAAGCCCCTCAATGGCAACGAGTGGGTAACGTCAAAGAGATTCTCCGAGATCTCAGCCTCAACACCGTCTGTGAGGAAGCCTCTTGTCCCAACATTGGCGAATGCTTCAATAATGGGACCGCCACCTTCCTGATTATGGGGCCGGCCTGTACCCGCGCCTGTCCCTACTGTGATATTGACTTTGAGAAGAAACCCCAGCCTCTCGATGCCAACGAACCTCTACATTTAGCTGAAGCCGTACGGCGACTGAGGCTTAATCATGTGGTGATCACCTCCGTGAACCGGGATGACTTGCCCGACGGTGGGGCCTCTCAGTTTGTTAAGTGCATTGAGGCGGTGCGTCAAGAGTCCCCAGGAACCACCATTGAGGTGTTGATTCCTGACCTCTGTGGCAATTGGCAGGCCTTAGCAACCATCCTGGCGGCTCAGCCGGAGGTTCTCAATCATAACACCGAGACAGTGCCGCGTTTATATCGTCGTACTCGTCCCCAAGGGGACTATCAACGCAGCCTGGAGTTATTACAACGGACTCGTGAGTTAGCCCCCTGGGTGTATAGTAAATCCGGGATTATGGTGGGCCTGGGAGAAGAGGACGCCGAAGTGCGTCAGGTGATGCGGGATTTACGGGCCGTGGACTGCGATATCCTCACCCTGGGGCAATATCTGCAACCGAGCCAGAAACATCTAGGAGTTCAGGATTTTATCACGCCGCAACAGTTTGATGCCTGGCGTGAGTATGGGGAGTCGATAGGCTTCTTGCAGGTGGTGGCCTCTCCTCTGACGCGGAGTTCCTATCATGCCGAACAGGTGCGATCGCTCATGGAACGCTATCCCCGAACTCCAACCCCCGTCAATGCTGTTTTCCCCCATCCGAACTGA
- a CDS encoding DUF4278 domain-containing protein, with protein sequence MQLTYRGITYKTSPVQVEAQAPTQVSGKYRGLDWRFCNVQPKLTQQPTVELKYRGVSYRTNEAGRAESVSEQSRRLMMNNTRRSERRHLSMLNRSFAELGA encoded by the coding sequence ATGCAACTCACTTATCGCGGTATTACCTACAAAACCAGTCCGGTTCAAGTCGAAGCACAAGCCCCCACGCAAGTGTCTGGCAAGTATCGCGGCTTAGACTGGCGCTTCTGCAACGTTCAACCCAAGTTGACTCAACAACCCACCGTTGAACTCAAGTATCGGGGTGTCAGCTATCGCACCAACGAAGCTGGACGGGCGGAATCGGTCTCAGAACAGTCTCGTCGTTTGATGATGAACAACACTCGTCGCAGCGAACGTCGTCATCTGAGCATGTTGAATCGCTCCTTCGCCGAGTTGGGTGCGTAG
- a CDS encoding undecaprenyl-diphosphate phosphatase has protein sequence MTIFESILLGIIQGIFMFFPVSSTSHLVLTQHWLIQRGSSLPPPESAEMIFFDLIVHVGTLISIAVVFRRSLSRFLGQVWQDLRQLLSDWRSGQGNIKGLTPLLVPTEKREGDRLYLRLAILGLLSVFVTGLIGFPMRSLFKEVFAHPLAISVTLTITGILLWYTDRKLRQPRGLRQITPWVAMVIGIGQGLALMPGLSRSGMTISFALFVGLKRQWAAEYSFFIAFPTILGATALQLIEVIQADSLTIEFLPMFIGFLVAAGVGIVALQIVLNFLYKARFRYFSYYLWVLAIIVAWGAIGGRFTVV, from the coding sequence ATGACCATCTTTGAATCCATCCTCCTGGGAATCATCCAAGGCATTTTTATGTTTTTCCCAGTCAGTTCCACCAGTCACCTGGTGTTAACCCAACATTGGCTAATTCAGCGGGGGTCGAGTTTACCCCCACCCGAAAGTGCGGAAATGATTTTTTTCGATTTAATCGTCCATGTGGGGACTCTGATTTCCATTGCGGTGGTGTTTCGCCGTAGTCTCAGCCGTTTTCTGGGTCAGGTGTGGCAGGATCTGCGTCAATTGCTGTCCGATTGGCGATCGGGCCAGGGTAATATCAAGGGGTTAACTCCCTTACTGGTTCCCACAGAAAAACGAGAGGGCGATCGCCTCTATCTGCGTCTGGCCATTCTCGGCTTGCTGTCGGTGTTCGTCACCGGATTAATTGGCTTTCCGATGCGATCGCTGTTTAAGGAAGTCTTTGCCCATCCCCTAGCGATTTCCGTCACCCTAACTATTACCGGCATTCTCCTCTGGTACACCGATCGCAAGTTACGCCAACCGCGAGGCTTACGACAAATCACCCCCTGGGTTGCTATGGTCATCGGTATTGGCCAAGGACTGGCCCTGATGCCCGGCCTCAGCCGCAGTGGGATGACCATTTCCTTTGCCTTATTTGTGGGCTTAAAGCGACAATGGGCCGCTGAATATAGCTTTTTTATTGCCTTCCCCACCATTCTCGGGGCAACGGCGTTACAACTGATTGAGGTCATACAGGCGGACTCGCTGACCATCGAGTTTCTGCCTATGTTTATCGGCTTCCTCGTGGCGGCTGGCGTGGGGATTGTCGCCTTACAAATTGTTCTCAATTTTCTCTATAAAGCCCGATTTCGCTATTTCTCCTATTATCTCTGGGTCTTAGCGATTATCGTGGCTTGGGGGGCGATCGGAGGACGTTTTACCGTCGTTTAA
- a CDS encoding filamentous hemagglutinin N-terminal domain-containing protein, which produces MTRNPSRDSIYWRQLLATVVILHYLSPTPSLSQLRPDNSLPDNSRLVPEGNQIRIEGGTVRGDNLFHSFQEFSIPESLEVHINNASTIETIITRVTGSNLSQLDGQLSANGTANLILINPNGIHFGETAQLSIGGAFLATTAEQIQFSDGSVWGTSAAQDAPLLSLSVPIGLQFGETPGPIVNRSGVRGLEAAQLSLLGGGVQVTGALGFAQPKGQVRSPHALELGSFGPGTLVNLDGQGRVADVAATSLGTIELTQGASLEGGEIRLLGDRLEMTDGAQILSQPLLEPFSGGTGATIAIEMQTRVDLEGGSRIISLNGPDVRIQTQQFNLRDNAAVVSQVRDGGQGGNMILEASEGITLTGSGFEGFNQYLAAMAGDLLQPGEVITGIFSQAVSGTAGDIHLMTDVHLNLQQGSIINQAVFESAQGGQLTFDVRGTLDVHESGILSLTLPNSRGSAADIRVNTNRFSLRDGGVLAGATFGDGDSGQITIEAQERVDLMNTRAEAFIPTGIFSNSLLGTGTAGDIDLVTTHLRGAAGGTIASNSGGFLANQLVREGGRGGNITIEARESVELTGLSEDGSFGSGISAATFGRFPSGNVTLYTPRLILQDGAGLSTETFGPADGGRLRVTANEIYLLGQAPIFGSTSGLTSTSGRPDPQGIRPDTTGAAGDIQVWSDRIVLRDEALFDVRSFGQGPAGNLEVTAREIVLDSRSAFNAQTASGPGGNIQVRSQHLQLRNGSSINTDAGTADGGNISLTTGTLVGLENSNITANALEGRGGQVRINAEGIFGLQFRDSPTDRSDITASSLLGPEFSGDVSINSPDLNFSAALMSLPDPLTNLVMVSNCSTGESRFIITGQRGLPQAPWTPATELSVWEDIQALPDPSTELPQPGTPSPQPRLVEAQALQFDDQGTPRLVGERIPQ; this is translated from the coding sequence ATGACGCGTAACCCGTCCAGGGACAGCATCTATTGGCGGCAACTCTTGGCAACTGTCGTCATCCTGCATTACCTCAGCCCAACTCCGAGCTTGTCACAACTTCGCCCAGATAACAGCCTACCGGACAACTCCCGCCTAGTTCCCGAGGGCAATCAGATTCGCATTGAGGGGGGAACGGTGCGAGGAGATAATCTCTTCCATAGTTTCCAAGAGTTTTCCATTCCCGAATCTCTTGAGGTTCACATTAACAACGCCTCCACCATTGAAACGATTATTACCCGCGTCACAGGGTCGAACCTCTCTCAACTCGATGGACAACTCAGTGCCAACGGAACCGCCAATCTCATCCTCATCAACCCCAATGGCATTCACTTTGGCGAAACCGCTCAGTTGTCCATCGGCGGGGCCTTTCTCGCCACCACCGCTGAACAGATCCAGTTTTCCGATGGCAGCGTTTGGGGAACCTCCGCCGCCCAAGATGCTCCCCTATTAAGCCTATCGGTTCCCATTGGCCTTCAGTTTGGCGAAACCCCTGGGCCAATTGTCAATCGCTCTGGGGTGAGGGGGTTAGAGGCCGCTCAACTGAGCCTGTTGGGGGGAGGGGTGCAGGTGACGGGTGCTCTCGGCTTTGCTCAGCCCAAGGGACAGGTGCGTTCGCCCCACGCCTTGGAATTGGGCAGTTTTGGCCCGGGAACTTTGGTGAATCTCGATGGCCAAGGACGGGTGGCAGACGTTGCGGCGACCTCTTTGGGAACGATTGAGTTAACTCAGGGAGCATCTCTGGAGGGAGGGGAGATTCGCCTACTGGGCGATCGCCTGGAGATGACCGATGGGGCGCAGATTCTCTCTCAACCCCTCTTAGAACCTTTCTCAGGGGGAACCGGGGCGACGATTGCTATCGAGATGCAGACTCGGGTTGACTTAGAAGGGGGGTCTCGCATCATCTCCCTGAATGGTCCTGATGTGCGGATTCAGACGCAACAGTTCAACCTTAGAGATAACGCCGCCGTGGTCAGTCAAGTCCGTGACGGCGGACAAGGAGGCAATATGATCCTTGAGGCCAGCGAAGGAATCACCCTAACTGGCAGCGGTTTTGAGGGGTTCAATCAGTATTTAGCTGCCATGGCCGGGGATCTCCTGCAACCGGGAGAGGTCATAACTGGGATCTTTTCCCAGGCCGTTTCGGGTACTGCTGGGGATATTCACCTGATGACCGATGTCCATCTTAACCTCCAGCAAGGCTCAATCATCAATCAGGCGGTGTTTGAGTCAGCCCAAGGGGGACAGCTCACCTTTGATGTTAGGGGAACCCTAGATGTGCATGAATCTGGTATTTTAAGCCTCACGCTTCCCAATAGTCGGGGGTCAGCCGCTGATATCCGCGTCAACACCAACCGGTTCAGCCTCCGTGACGGTGGGGTCTTAGCAGGGGCCACCTTTGGCGATGGAGATAGCGGTCAGATCACCATTGAGGCCCAGGAGAGGGTTGACCTGATGAACACTCGTGCCGAGGCCTTCATTCCCACAGGGATTTTCAGCAACTCCCTCTTGGGAACTGGGACCGCCGGTGATATTGATTTGGTCACGACTCATCTGAGGGGAGCAGCGGGTGGCACGATTGCCTCTAACAGTGGCGGTTTTTTGGCTAACCAACTGGTGAGAGAAGGGGGTCGGGGGGGCAACATCACCATTGAAGCTAGAGAATCCGTTGAACTGACTGGATTATCCGAGGATGGAAGCTTCGGCAGTGGCATTAGTGCCGCCACCTTTGGCCGCTTTCCCTCTGGGAATGTGACCCTCTACACCCCCCGTTTAATTCTTCAAGATGGAGCCGGGTTATCCACAGAAACCTTCGGGCCGGCGGATGGAGGACGCTTAAGAGTCACGGCCAACGAGATCTATTTATTGGGCCAAGCCCCCATCTTTGGCTCAACAAGCGGACTCACCTCAACCTCAGGACGCCCAGATCCCCAAGGTATTCGCCCAGACACCACGGGAGCTGCTGGGGATATTCAGGTCTGGAGCGATCGCATTGTCCTGCGTGATGAGGCCCTCTTTGATGTTCGTAGTTTCGGACAGGGGCCCGCCGGGAACTTAGAGGTAACGGCTCGTGAGATTGTGTTAGATAGCAGGAGTGCGTTTAATGCCCAGACGGCATCAGGGCCGGGGGGCAATATCCAGGTGCGATCGCAGCATTTACAACTACGCAACGGCAGTAGCATCAATACCGATGCCGGAACCGCTGACGGGGGCAATATCAGTCTCACCACGGGGACCCTGGTGGGATTGGAAAACAGTAATATCACCGCCAATGCTCTCGAAGGTCGCGGCGGACAGGTTCGCATTAATGCAGAGGGCATTTTCGGTCTTCAATTTCGGGACTCGCCAACAGACCGAAGTGATATCACCGCCAGTTCCCTCCTCGGCCCAGAGTTTAGTGGCGACGTCAGCATCAACAGTCCGGATCTGAACTTTTCCGCTGCCTTGATGTCTCTACCCGACCCCTTAACCAACTTAGTCATGGTATCCAATTGCAGTACGGGGGAGAGTCGCTTTATCATCACGGGCCAGAGAGGATTACCCCAAGCTCCCTGGACACCCGCCACAGAGTTGTCCGTTTGGGAAGATATCCAGGCCTTGCCCGACCCCTCCACGGAACTGCCCCAGCCGGGGACTCCAAGCCCACAACCCCGACTCGTCGAAGCACAGGCCTTACAATTTGATGACCAAGGAACGCCCAGGCTCGTGGGCGAGCGAATCCCTCAGTAG
- a CDS encoding glutathione S-transferase family protein, protein MALGQLVNGQWTSQRQQDDEQGRFLRPPTRFRHWITQDGKQGFTPEAGRYHLYVSYACPWAHRTLIMRALKGLEQAISLSVVDPYMGEDGWFFSQAPGCLPDTVNGTVYVRDLYLKVDPQMTGRVTVPILWDKQQQTIVNNESREIIRMLDQGFFPDDGDRNFCPPELHERIDQTIDAIYQPINNGVYRAGFATTQRAYEEAVDELFAALDDWELVLQEQDYLCGDRLTEADICLFTTLIRFDAVYYGHFKCNRRHIWDYPQLWAYVKRIYHHPGIKDTCNFEHIKAHYYRSHEGINPTGIVPVGPELPLSI, encoded by the coding sequence ACAATGGACCAGTCAGCGTCAGCAAGACGACGAACAGGGGCGATTTCTCCGTCCCCCCACTCGCTTTCGCCACTGGATTACTCAGGATGGAAAACAGGGCTTTACTCCCGAGGCAGGACGGTATCATCTCTATGTGAGTTATGCCTGTCCCTGGGCCCATCGCACGTTGATTATGCGGGCATTAAAGGGGTTAGAGCAAGCTATTAGTCTGTCTGTGGTCGATCCTTACATGGGAGAAGACGGTTGGTTCTTCTCACAGGCCCCCGGCTGTCTCCCCGATACCGTCAATGGAACTGTCTATGTTCGAGATCTCTATCTCAAGGTCGATCCTCAGATGACGGGCCGGGTCACAGTTCCTATTTTATGGGATAAACAGCAGCAGACCATCGTCAACAACGAATCCCGTGAGATTATTCGGATGCTCGATCAGGGGTTTTTCCCGGATGATGGCGATCGCAATTTCTGCCCCCCGGAACTTCACGAGCGCATTGATCAGACCATTGACGCGATCTACCAGCCCATTAATAATGGCGTGTATCGGGCAGGATTTGCCACCACTCAACGGGCCTACGAGGAAGCCGTCGACGAGCTGTTCGCGGCGTTGGATGATTGGGAGTTGGTTTTGCAGGAACAGGACTATCTCTGTGGCGATCGCCTCACGGAAGCCGACATTTGCCTATTTACCACTCTAATTCGCTTTGATGCCGTCTACTACGGTCATTTTAAATGCAACCGCCGCCATATTTGGGACTATCCCCAACTCTGGGCCTACGTCAAACGGATCTATCATCATCCTGGCATCAAAGACACCTGCAATTTTGAGCATATCAAGGCTCATTACTATCGCAGTCATGAGGGTATCAATCCCACCGGCATCGTTCCCGTGGGCCCTGAACTGCCCTTATCGATATGA